In Ectothiorhodospira sp. BSL-9, a single window of DNA contains:
- a CDS encoding glycerate kinase gives MNPHRDILLHCFHQALEAVNGEQVVRRQLAIKKPEGAVHAVAIGKAAAAMAQGARTGLGGQLKRALMITRHGHGDESLAHDGRFLCLESDHPLPGEASLAAGAKLLEFISATPPGDTLLFLISGGTSSLVEVLPEGMTLADLQRINGWLLGSGLDIQAMNRVRGAVSCIKSGRLRGYLGQRPAEVWLISDVPGNDPAVIGSGLLSPPRDSHPPPVLPSGLSGIIQRAMDAQVGGWAQGRKVPVRVLATLEDACRAAGDAARSLRCPVTLHGEFLQGEAAERGAALAHWLRQEGRAPGVHVWGGETTVTLPENPGQGGRNQHLALAAARVLSGCPNVTLLAAGTDGSDGVTLATGALVDGGTWDRIRAQGLDPDQALATANAHPCLQASGDLLKTGPTGTNVMDLVIARVA, from the coding sequence ATGAATCCTCATCGCGACATCCTGCTGCATTGCTTCCACCAGGCCCTGGAGGCCGTGAACGGCGAGCAAGTCGTGCGGCGGCAGTTGGCCATCAAGAAGCCGGAGGGGGCAGTGCACGCGGTGGCCATCGGCAAGGCCGCCGCCGCCATGGCTCAGGGTGCACGGACGGGGCTGGGTGGCCAACTCAAGCGGGCACTCATGATCACTCGCCATGGGCATGGTGATGAGTCTCTAGCCCATGATGGGCGTTTCTTGTGCCTGGAATCGGATCACCCGCTGCCCGGTGAGGCCAGCCTGGCGGCTGGGGCGAAGTTGCTGGAATTCATCTCGGCGACGCCGCCCGGTGACACCCTGTTGTTCCTCATCAGCGGCGGCACCTCCAGCCTGGTGGAGGTGTTGCCTGAGGGGATGACGCTGGCGGATCTGCAACGGATCAATGGCTGGTTGCTGGGTTCGGGGCTGGATATCCAGGCCATGAACCGGGTGCGTGGGGCGGTGTCCTGCATCAAGTCAGGCCGTTTGCGGGGGTATCTGGGACAGCGCCCGGCCGAGGTCTGGTTGATCTCGGATGTGCCCGGCAATGATCCGGCGGTGATCGGCTCGGGGCTGCTCAGTCCGCCCCGGGACTCCCATCCTCCGCCGGTCCTGCCGTCCGGGTTGTCCGGGATCATCCAGCGGGCGATGGATGCCCAGGTGGGCGGTTGGGCCCAAGGCCGCAAGGTGCCTGTGCGGGTTTTGGCCACGCTGGAGGATGCCTGTCGCGCGGCGGGCGACGCAGCGCGCAGCCTGCGTTGCCCGGTCACCTTGCATGGAGAATTTCTCCAGGGGGAAGCGGCTGAGCGTGGCGCGGCCCTGGCGCACTGGCTGAGGCAGGAGGGCAGGGCGCCCGGTGTGCATGTGTGGGGCGGCGAGACCACGGTGACCCTGCCGGAGAACCCGGGGCAGGGCGGGCGCAATCAGCATCTGGCCCTGGCGGCGGCAAGGGTGTTGTCCGGTTGCCCGAATGTGACCCTGCTGGCCGCAGGCACGGATGGTTCCGATGGTGTGACCTTGGCCACCGGCGCCCTGGTGGACGGTGGCACCTGGGACCGCATCCGTGCCCAGGGCCTCGACCCCGACCAGGCCCTGGCCACCGCCAATGCCCACCCCTGCCTGCAAGCCTCCGGCGACCTCCTGAAGACCGGCCCCACCGGCACCAACGTCATGGACCTGGTCATCGCCCGGGTAGCCTGA
- the modC gene encoding molybdenum ABC transporter ATP-binding protein — protein MSIHARFFLDRSDFTLDVDLEIPGRGVTALFGRSGSGKTTVLRCLAGLERIREARLTFNGETWQDGAQWLPVHERPLGYVFQEGSLFPHLRVRDNLLYGFKRLAPEQRRLELDEVATLLGLTDLLARYPDELSGGQRQRASIGRALLTSPRLLLMDEPMASLDVTSKGEILPYLERLRDELSIPVIYVSHSIEEVARLADHMVLMENGRALAQGPLQTLLTRTDLPLAHSEQASAVIEGTVADHHADDHLTELAFGGGRLLVSHQDRALGAPVRVRILARDVSVALERPDSSSVLNSIPVRITQISDDPHPGHVILNLAAGEHQLLARISARSRRELDLSPGQSVWAMVKGVAVA, from the coding sequence ATGAGCATCCATGCACGCTTTTTTCTGGATCGCAGCGATTTCACCCTGGACGTGGATCTGGAGATCCCCGGGCGCGGCGTGACCGCGCTGTTCGGTCGCTCCGGTTCCGGCAAGACCACGGTGCTGCGCTGTCTGGCGGGTCTGGAACGGATTCGTGAGGCCCGCCTCACCTTCAATGGTGAGACCTGGCAGGATGGCGCTCAATGGCTACCCGTGCATGAACGGCCCCTGGGCTACGTCTTCCAGGAGGGCAGCCTGTTTCCCCATCTCAGGGTGCGGGATAACCTGCTCTATGGTTTCAAGCGCCTGGCACCCGAGCAGCGCCGCCTGGAGCTGGACGAGGTGGCAACACTGCTGGGCCTCACGGATCTGCTGGCACGCTATCCGGACGAGCTTTCTGGTGGCCAGCGTCAGCGGGCATCGATTGGTCGTGCCCTGCTCACCAGTCCGCGGTTGTTGCTCATGGACGAGCCCATGGCCTCCCTGGATGTGACCAGCAAGGGGGAGATCCTGCCCTACCTGGAGCGGTTGCGGGATGAATTGTCCATCCCGGTGATCTATGTGAGCCATTCCATTGAGGAGGTGGCCCGCCTGGCGGATCACATGGTGCTGATGGAAAACGGACGGGCCCTGGCCCAGGGGCCGTTGCAGACACTGCTAACCCGCACCGACCTGCCCCTGGCCCACAGCGAACAGGCCTCGGCGGTGATCGAGGGCACAGTGGCCGACCACCACGCGGACGATCACCTCACGGAGCTGGCCTTTGGCGGGGGGCGGTTGCTGGTCTCCCATCAGGATCGTGCCCTGGGCGCCCCCGTGCGGGTGCGCATCCTGGCGCGGGATGTGTCCGTGGCCCTGGAGCGCCCCGATTCCAGCAGCGTGCTCAACTCGATTCCGGTCAGGATCACGCAGATCAGTGACGATCCCCACCCCGGGCATGTGATTCTGAACCTGGCGGCGGGGGAGCATCAGTTGTTGGCCCGAATCAGCGCGCGTTCCCGCCGGGAATTGGACCTGTCCCCAGGGCAATCGGTGTGGGCGATGGTCAAGGGGGTTGCTGTCGCATGA
- a CDS encoding nitrogen fixation protein NifQ, with product MASTSHPHAGPNTQRRERLLALPGRGDPFDRHVLSCALVAALEDVEQARAISLNAGLGLHADSLSRLLDHCFPGFDTLEPDVSREGDAGEGAIEEADLRGLLLEHASHQGEATTWLAHIIARRALKPGHLWQGLGLDARSELSTLMTRHFAALAQQNVHNMRWKKFFYRQLCGREGIPICKSPVCGDCPDYRACFVRDE from the coding sequence ATGGCATCAACTTCTCATCCGCACGCAGGCCCGAATACGCAAAGGCGTGAGCGTTTGCTGGCATTGCCGGGGCGGGGTGATCCATTCGACCGCCACGTGCTGTCCTGTGCCCTCGTGGCGGCGCTGGAAGACGTGGAGCAGGCCCGGGCGATTTCCCTGAACGCTGGCCTGGGGTTGCATGCCGATAGCCTGAGCCGCCTGCTGGATCATTGTTTTCCCGGCTTTGACACACTGGAGCCTGATGTTTCCCGGGAAGGTGATGCGGGGGAGGGCGCCATCGAGGAGGCGGACCTTCGCGGCCTGCTGCTGGAGCATGCCTCTCATCAGGGCGAGGCGACCACATGGCTGGCGCATATCATCGCGCGTCGCGCCCTCAAGCCAGGCCATCTGTGGCAGGGTCTTGGGCTGGATGCGCGTTCGGAGCTTTCCACCCTGATGACGCGACATTTTGCGGCCCTGGCGCAACAGAACGTGCACAACATGCGCTGGAAGAAGTTCTTCTATCGTCAGTTATGCGGCCGGGAAGGCATACCGATCTGCAAATCCCCGGTGTGTGGTGATTGTCCGGACTACCGGGCGTGTTTTGTGCGAGATGAGTAG